In Lysobacter lycopersici, a genomic segment contains:
- a CDS encoding diguanylate cyclase — protein sequence MTGPDDNRAASWSLRRSLTRMLVLAALLPVLVFGVALLVGQWQRDRDDLMLRLSTGAQSSASTFDDFLDGHLAGVRLLAATPASGSASPRPDAELDRLLKAYPSFLRALATDAEGNIVAARGASGRPAARAEENAADRDWFRAPRDSGLPHVSEGYHARIYGDEALIAVSAPMFREGRFDGVLQASLPVERLVRERANTLRRRGLELLLLDRGGRVVFASSNLRWHFLDPLGALGADILRGATATGQVARARILPGLLAGDERAYVDAVRMRTGWTVAVIAPEQRLLTPSLPRLGLMLGLLAATMIGVLLVLGRMRRLLASNMGRLLSSLHGYALGGTMDPSQLSRMPEELQPLAGGIGDLAARMNAAYGELREALDQREHAIADRTRELSDAVAKLDRLSRTDALTGCLNYRGFQEEGLRLWQAASDRCDAFAVLAIDIDHFKAYNDHYGHLHGDGALKRFAGVVRSALLHADDVLARQGGEEFAVLLPGATITQARAAAARIRERLREADITHAAAPLGRVTASIGIAAMAAGEQVALGTLLTQADAALYRAKSRGRDRAEV from the coding sequence GTGACGGGACCGGACGACAACCGCGCCGCCAGTTGGAGCCTGCGCCGCAGCCTGACGCGGATGCTGGTCCTCGCCGCGCTGTTGCCGGTGCTGGTGTTCGGCGTCGCCCTGCTGGTGGGCCAATGGCAGCGCGATCGCGACGACCTGATGCTGCGCCTGTCCACCGGCGCGCAAAGCAGCGCGAGCACGTTCGACGATTTCCTCGATGGACACCTGGCCGGCGTGCGCCTGCTCGCCGCCACGCCGGCGTCCGGATCCGCATCGCCACGGCCCGATGCGGAACTGGATCGCCTGCTGAAGGCCTATCCCTCCTTCCTGCGTGCCCTCGCCACGGACGCGGAGGGGAACATCGTCGCCGCGCGCGGCGCCAGCGGCCGGCCAGCCGCGCGGGCCGAGGAAAACGCCGCCGACCGCGACTGGTTCCGCGCCCCCCGCGACAGCGGGCTTCCGCATGTTTCGGAAGGGTACCACGCACGCATCTACGGCGATGAGGCGCTGATCGCCGTGTCTGCGCCGATGTTCCGGGAGGGGCGATTCGATGGCGTGCTGCAGGCCTCGCTGCCGGTCGAACGCCTCGTGCGCGAGCGCGCCAACACCCTGCGCCGGCGCGGGCTCGAACTGCTCCTGCTCGACCGCGGCGGACGCGTCGTGTTTGCGAGCAGCAACCTGCGCTGGCACTTCCTGGATCCGTTGGGCGCCCTCGGCGCCGATATTCTCCGCGGCGCGACGGCGACGGGGCAGGTCGCACGGGCGCGCATCCTGCCGGGACTGCTGGCCGGCGATGAACGTGCCTACGTCGATGCGGTGCGCATGCGCACCGGCTGGACGGTGGCGGTGATCGCGCCGGAGCAGCGCCTGCTGACGCCCAGCCTGCCGCGCCTCGGATTGATGCTCGGCCTGCTGGCGGCGACCATGATCGGGGTGTTGCTGGTGCTCGGGCGCATGCGCCGGTTGCTGGCCAGCAACATGGGTCGCCTGCTGTCGAGCCTGCACGGCTATGCCCTCGGCGGGACGATGGATCCCTCGCAGCTCTCGCGCATGCCGGAGGAGTTGCAGCCGCTGGCAGGCGGCATCGGCGACCTTGCGGCGCGCATGAACGCGGCCTATGGCGAGCTGCGCGAGGCCCTGGACCAGCGTGAGCACGCCATTGCCGACCGTACCCGCGAACTGAGCGATGCGGTGGCGAAGCTCGATCGCCTCAGCCGCACCGACGCGCTGACCGGTTGCCTCAACTACCGCGGATTCCAGGAAGAGGGATTGCGCCTGTGGCAGGCGGCATCCGACCGGTGCGATGCGTTCGCCGTGCTCGCGATCGACATCGACCATTTCAAGGCCTACAACGACCACTACGGACACCTGCACGGCGACGGCGCGCTGAAGCGGTTCGCCGGCGTGGTGCGCAGCGCGCTGCTGCACGCCGACGACGTGCTGGCACGGCAGGGCGGCGAGGAATTCGCGGTACTGCTGCCGGGCGCGACCATCACGCAGGCGCGAGCGGCGGCGGCGCGCATCCGCGAACGCCTGCGCGAAGCCGACATCACGCACGCCGCGGCGCCACTGGGGCGCGTCACCGCGAGCATCGGCATCGCGGCGATGGCGGCCGGCGAGCAGGTCGCGCTCGGCACGCTGCTGACCCAGGCCGATGCCGCCCTGTACCGCGCCAAGTCCCGGGGGCGCGACCGCGCCGAGGTTTGA
- the gap gene encoding type I glyceraldehyde-3-phosphate dehydrogenase, whose protein sequence is MAIKVGINGFGRIGRNVLRSAVQNFAGDIEIVAINDLLEPDYLAYMLQYDSVHGRFKGEVSVEGNTLVVNGKKIRLTQERDPANLKWNEVGADVVIESTGLFLDKATAQKHLDAGAKKVILSAPSKDDTPMFVYGVNDKSYKGEAIISNASCTTNCLAPLAKVLHDKWGIKRGLMTTVHAATATQKTVDGPSNKDWRGGRGILENIIPSSTGAAKAVGVVIPELNKKLTGMSFRVPTSDVSVVDLTVELDKPATYDEIKAEMKAQSEGALKGILGYTEDKVVATDFRGDTRTSIFDADAGIALDPTFVKLVSWYDNEWGYSNKCLEMVKVVAAK, encoded by the coding sequence ATGGCGATCAAGGTGGGCATCAATGGCTTCGGCCGCATCGGCCGCAACGTGCTGCGCTCGGCGGTGCAGAACTTCGCCGGCGACATCGAGATCGTCGCGATCAACGACCTGCTGGAACCCGATTACCTGGCCTACATGCTGCAATACGACTCCGTGCACGGCCGCTTCAAGGGCGAGGTCTCGGTCGAGGGCAACACCCTGGTCGTCAATGGCAAGAAGATTCGCCTGACCCAGGAACGCGACCCGGCCAACCTGAAGTGGAACGAAGTCGGCGCCGACGTCGTCATCGAATCCACCGGCCTGTTCCTCGACAAGGCCACCGCGCAGAAGCACCTCGACGCCGGCGCGAAGAAGGTGATCCTGTCGGCGCCGTCCAAGGACGACACGCCGATGTTCGTCTACGGCGTGAACGACAAGAGCTACAAGGGCGAGGCGATCATCTCCAACGCGTCCTGCACCACCAACTGCCTCGCGCCGCTGGCCAAGGTGCTGCACGACAAGTGGGGCATCAAGCGCGGGCTGATGACCACCGTGCACGCGGCGACCGCGACGCAGAAGACCGTCGATGGTCCTTCGAACAAGGACTGGCGCGGCGGACGCGGCATCCTCGAGAACATCATTCCCTCGTCCACCGGCGCGGCCAAGGCCGTGGGCGTGGTCATTCCCGAATTGAACAAGAAGCTCACCGGCATGAGCTTCCGCGTGCCAACCTCCGACGTCTCCGTGGTCGACCTCACCGTCGAGCTCGACAAGCCCGCGACCTACGACGAGATCAAGGCCGAAATGAAGGCGCAGAGCGAAGGCGCGCTCAAGGGCATCCTCGGCTACACCGAGGACAAGGTAGTCGCCACCGATTTCCGCGGCGACACCCGCACCTCGATCTTCGACGCCGACGCCGGCATCGCGCTCGACCCGACCTTCGTCAAGCTGGTCAGCTGGTACGACAACGAATGGGGCTACTCGAACAAGTGCCTCGAGATGGTGAAGGTGGTCGCGGCGAAGTAA
- a CDS encoding S1/P1 nuclease, with protein sequence MRRIPVFLLVFAALLAASPTALAWSALGHRLVGAIAERHLTPEAEAQVRELLAGEPDPTLAGVAYWADAMRNEDPPRFKATSKWHYINAQGGGCDFDLVRDCPDGNCVVAQIDRQSAILADRTQTREARRDALKFLVHLVGDAHQPLHAGDRTDAGGNQYQISLATALQPEAYAKDKYVDGVMGTNLHSTWDYYILGAAGFGAGGDAVTPYANKLDALPWPPSDEAPLFAPMAWAKESCRLIEARHIYPDGHKLDDAYLDAMRPLAEQRIRQAAWRLASILNADLDTPSH encoded by the coding sequence ATGCGTCGAATCCCCGTTTTTCTGCTGGTTTTCGCCGCATTGCTCGCCGCAAGCCCGACGGCGCTGGCCTGGAGCGCGCTCGGGCACCGGTTGGTAGGGGCGATCGCCGAACGCCACCTGACCCCGGAGGCCGAAGCGCAGGTCCGCGAACTGCTGGCCGGCGAACCCGATCCGACCCTCGCCGGCGTCGCCTACTGGGCGGACGCGATGCGCAACGAGGATCCGCCGCGGTTCAAGGCCACCTCGAAGTGGCACTACATCAATGCGCAGGGCGGCGGCTGCGATTTCGACCTCGTCCGCGATTGCCCCGACGGCAACTGCGTGGTCGCGCAGATCGACCGGCAGAGCGCGATCCTCGCCGACCGCACGCAAACGCGCGAAGCACGACGCGACGCGCTGAAGTTCCTCGTGCACCTGGTCGGCGACGCGCACCAGCCGCTGCACGCCGGCGACCGCACCGACGCCGGCGGCAACCAGTACCAGATCAGCCTGGCCACCGCGCTGCAGCCCGAGGCGTACGCGAAGGACAAATACGTCGACGGGGTGATGGGCACCAACCTGCATTCGACCTGGGATTACTACATCCTCGGCGCGGCCGGTTTCGGCGCTGGCGGCGATGCGGTAACGCCGTACGCGAACAAGCTCGACGCGCTGCCGTGGCCGCCTTCGGACGAAGCGCCGCTGTTCGCGCCGATGGCCTGGGCGAAGGAATCGTGCCGGCTGATCGAGGCGCGGCACATCTATCCGGACGGGCACAAGCTCGACGATGCCTACCTCGACGCGATGCGCCCGCTGGCCGAACAGCGCATCCGCCAGGCCGCGTGGCGGCTCGCGAGCATCCTCAACGCCGACCTCGACACGCCGTCGCACTGA
- a CDS encoding MBL fold metallo-hydrolase, whose product MRAEIAPFFHADSNTWSYVVRAPGGNAAAVIDPVLDFDAKSARTSTASAQRIIDFVRERGLDVRWLLETHAHADHLSAAHWLKTNHWPDATLAIGSGIREVQKTFRPIFNLGEHFPVDGSQFDRLFDDGDAFAIGGLEARVIAVPGHTSDSNAYLVGDALFTGDSLFMPDGGSARCDFPGGDAATLYRSIRRLFELPDATRVFVCHDYGPGGREVACETTIGEQKRANIHVRDGISEAEFVAMREARDATLAMPALILPAVQVNIRAGALPDAEDNGVRYLKLPVDRI is encoded by the coding sequence ATGCGTGCAGAGATCGCCCCGTTCTTCCACGCCGACAGCAATACCTGGAGCTACGTCGTCCGCGCACCGGGCGGAAACGCGGCGGCGGTGATCGACCCGGTGCTGGATTTCGACGCGAAATCCGCGCGAACATCGACTGCTTCCGCGCAGCGCATCATCGATTTCGTGCGCGAACGCGGGCTCGATGTTCGCTGGCTGCTGGAAACCCACGCGCACGCCGACCACCTCAGCGCGGCGCACTGGCTGAAAACGAACCATTGGCCGGATGCCACGCTCGCCATCGGCAGCGGCATTCGCGAGGTGCAGAAGACCTTCCGCCCGATCTTCAACCTCGGCGAGCATTTCCCGGTCGACGGTTCGCAGTTCGACCGCCTGTTCGACGACGGCGACGCCTTCGCGATCGGTGGGCTGGAAGCGCGGGTGATCGCGGTGCCCGGCCACACCAGCGACAGCAATGCCTACCTCGTCGGCGACGCGCTGTTCACCGGCGATTCGCTGTTCATGCCCGACGGCGGCAGCGCACGCTGCGATTTCCCCGGCGGCGACGCGGCCACGCTGTATCGTTCGATCCGGCGCCTGTTCGAACTGCCCGACGCCACCCGCGTCTTCGTTTGCCACGACTACGGCCCGGGCGGACGGGAAGTCGCCTGCGAGACGACCATCGGCGAACAGAAGCGCGCCAACATCCACGTCCGCGACGGCATTTCCGAAGCGGAATTCGTGGCGATGCGTGAAGCGCGCGACGCGACCCTGGCGATGCCGGCGCTGATCCTGCCCGCGGTGCAGGTGAATATCCGCGCCGGCGCGCTGCCGGACGCGGAGGACAACGGCGTGCGTTACCTGAAACTTCCCGTCGACCGGATCTGA
- a CDS encoding molybdopterin-binding protein, which yields MRASILLGLACCCAFPVHAVDAGMAASATTVSIPLDAATLAALPRETVDADSHGHALACEGVPLVALLRKSGAMPDGELRGVQLARFVEADARDGYRVVFSLGELDPATGARRVFVVDRCDGKPLGDDVGPLRLLVPDDGRPARWLRQLESITVSTP from the coding sequence ATGCGCGCTTCCATCCTCCTCGGCCTCGCCTGCTGCTGCGCGTTTCCGGTGCATGCCGTCGATGCGGGCATGGCCGCGAGCGCGACCACGGTTTCGATCCCGCTCGATGCGGCGACACTGGCCGCGTTGCCGCGCGAAACCGTTGACGCCGATTCCCACGGACATGCGCTGGCCTGCGAAGGCGTACCGCTGGTCGCGCTGCTGCGCAAGTCCGGGGCGATGCCGGACGGCGAACTGCGTGGCGTGCAGCTCGCGCGTTTCGTCGAAGCCGATGCGCGCGACGGCTATCGCGTCGTGTTCTCGCTCGGCGAACTCGACCCCGCCACCGGCGCTCGCCGCGTGTTCGTGGTCGACCGCTGCGACGGCAAGCCGCTCGGCGACGATGTCGGCCCGCTGCGCCTGCTCGTGCCCGACGACGGGCGTCCCGCGCGTTGGCTCCGCCAGCTCGAATCCATCACCGTGTCCACACCCTGA
- the modA gene encoding molybdate ABC transporter substrate-binding protein, whose amino-acid sequence MISFRTHAATLLLALVSVFASTVQAADKPITVFAAASLKESMDEAAAKFGQETGQQVVVSYAASSALARQIEQGAPADVFISADLDWMDELQGKGLIDNASRHSLLGNTLVLVAPATSTQRTFALHKGSNLLPLLGADGRIALALTASVPAGKYAKAAFENLGMWDALQARAAEAENVRAALLLVARGETPLGVVYGSDARAEPRVRVLATFPPGSHPPIVYPVARIRASNQPQAGAFVRWLQSPQAVAIFRAHGFTTF is encoded by the coding sequence ATGATCTCGTTCCGCACGCATGCCGCAACGCTGCTGCTCGCGCTGGTGTCCGTGTTCGCCTCGACCGTGCAGGCGGCCGACAAGCCGATCACCGTGTTCGCCGCCGCCAGCCTCAAGGAATCGATGGACGAAGCCGCGGCCAAGTTCGGCCAGGAAACCGGGCAGCAGGTCGTCGTCTCCTACGCCGCGAGTTCGGCGCTGGCGCGGCAGATCGAACAGGGCGCACCGGCCGACGTGTTCATCTCCGCCGACCTCGACTGGATGGACGAACTGCAGGGCAAGGGCCTGATCGACAATGCCAGCCGGCATTCGCTGCTCGGCAACACCCTGGTGCTGGTCGCGCCGGCCACGAGCACGCAACGCACGTTCGCGCTGCACAAGGGCTCGAACCTGCTGCCGCTGCTCGGCGCCGACGGACGCATCGCGCTGGCGTTGACCGCCAGCGTGCCGGCCGGCAAGTACGCCAAAGCCGCGTTCGAGAACCTGGGCATGTGGGACGCGCTGCAAGCGCGCGCCGCCGAAGCCGAGAACGTGCGCGCGGCGCTGCTGCTGGTCGCGCGCGGCGAAACCCCGCTCGGCGTGGTCTACGGCAGCGACGCCAGGGCAGAACCGCGCGTGCGCGTGCTGGCGACGTTCCCGCCCGGTTCGCATCCGCCGATCGTCTATCCGGTCGCGCGCATCCGCGCCAGCAACCAGCCGCAGGCCGGCGCGTTCGTGCGCTGGCTGCAGTCTCCGCAAGCCGTCGCGATCTTCCGCGCGCACGGCTTCACCACGTTCTGA
- the modB gene encoding molybdate ABC transporter permease subunit — protein MAPFSPAELTAIALSLKVATVAALASLPFGIAMGWLLARGEFFGKSLLDALVHLPLVLPPVVVGYALLVLLGNNGAIGAPLREWFGVGFAFRWTGAALASAIMGFPLMVRSIRLSIEAADRKLEQAASTLGATPWRVFRTVTLPLAWPGILAGAVLAFAKALGEFGATITFVSAIPGETQTISSTIYGLLQVPGGERGVLRLALVALGISLLALLAAEALARRMRHEAPR, from the coding sequence ATGGCGCCGTTCTCGCCCGCCGAACTGACCGCGATCGCGCTCAGCCTCAAGGTGGCGACGGTCGCCGCGCTGGCGAGCCTGCCGTTCGGCATCGCGATGGGCTGGCTGCTCGCGCGGGGCGAGTTTTTCGGCAAGTCGCTGCTCGATGCGCTCGTGCACCTGCCGCTGGTGCTGCCGCCGGTGGTGGTCGGCTACGCGCTGCTGGTGCTGCTCGGCAACAACGGCGCGATCGGCGCGCCGCTGCGTGAATGGTTCGGCGTCGGCTTCGCGTTCCGCTGGACCGGCGCCGCGCTGGCGAGCGCGATCATGGGCTTCCCGCTGATGGTGCGCAGCATCCGCCTGTCGATCGAGGCCGCGGACCGCAAGCTCGAACAGGCGGCATCGACCCTGGGCGCGACGCCGTGGCGCGTGTTCCGCACGGTGACCTTGCCGCTGGCGTGGCCGGGCATCCTCGCAGGCGCGGTGCTCGCGTTCGCCAAGGCCTTGGGCGAATTCGGCGCGACCATCACCTTCGTGTCGGCGATTCCCGGCGAAACCCAGACGATCTCGTCGACGATCTACGGCCTGCTGCAGGTGCCGGGCGGCGAACGCGGCGTGCTGCGCCTCGCCCTGGTCGCATTGGGCATTTCGCTGCTGGCCCTGCTCGCGGCCGAGGCGCTGGCGCGGCGCATGCGCCACGAGGCGCCGCGCTGA
- a CDS encoding ATP-binding cassette domain-containing protein, producing the protein MFDIDIDLRRGTFARRVRIDDEARVIALTGRSGAGKTSVLHAIAGLVEPRSGRIVIGERVLFDAVRRIDLPPHRRRVGYVFQDARLFPHLDVAGNLRYGRHPARERPRFGFDAVVELLGIASLLERRTANLSGGEAQRVAIGRALLSQPEILLLDEPLSMLDAERRDELLPWLRRVRDEVRLPMVYVSHQAEDARQLSASIHALD; encoded by the coding sequence ATGTTCGACATCGACATCGATTTGCGACGGGGAACCTTCGCCCGCCGCGTGCGCATCGACGACGAGGCGCGGGTGATCGCGCTGACCGGGCGCTCGGGCGCGGGCAAGACTTCGGTGCTGCACGCCATCGCCGGATTGGTGGAACCGCGTTCTGGCCGCATCGTCATCGGCGAGCGCGTGCTGTTCGATGCCGTGCGCCGCATCGACCTGCCGCCGCACCGGCGCCGCGTCGGTTACGTGTTCCAGGACGCGCGCCTGTTCCCGCACCTCGACGTCGCCGGCAACCTGCGCTACGGCCGCCATCCCGCGCGCGAACGCCCGCGCTTCGGGTTCGACGCGGTGGTCGAACTGCTCGGCATCGCATCGTTGCTCGAACGTCGCACCGCGAATCTTTCCGGCGGCGAGGCGCAACGCGTGGCGATCGGCCGCGCCTTGCTGTCGCAGCCGGAAATCCTGCTGCTGGACGAACCGCTGTCGATGCTCGATGCCGAACGCCGCGACGAGCTGCTGCCCTGGCTGCGCCGGGTGCGCGACGAGGTGCGGCTGCCGATGGTCTACGTCAGCCACCAGGCCGAAGACGCGCGGCAATTGTCCGCGTCGATCCACGCGCTGGATTGA
- a CDS encoding acetyl-CoA hydrolase/transferase C-terminal domain-containing protein, whose product MSERPAPERLVDLDAAVEAMLARIAGPLKLGVPLGMGKPHRLLNALYARVERDPSRPLHLYTALSLDPPTAGSELEARFLDPFVERIYGKDFPRLAYVAAQKRDALPAHVEVEEFYLQSGALLKSAQAQRRYASLNYTHVAAALADRGMNALVQKVATNADGSRLSLSCNPDLTFDAIDAVVARGLPRPLLVAEIDPQLPWIDGTAAVDADFFDIIVSPPAPYLQLFALPRQPVGDVDYAIGLYASALVRDGGTLQIGIGALSDALCHALVLRHVDNAAYRRVLQALDPGIESHPAVVASGGLGPFEQGLFGCSEMLNEGFRLLVERGVIRRLVVDDIDVMRRMADGDASDDDLARMEREGQFLHGAFYLGSPAFYDWLRDMPEGERRRIGMRRVSQVNDLFGDEALQRLQRREARFFNTCMMATALGAAISDSLADGRVVSGVGGQYNFVAMAHELRDARSVLLLRAFRDEGGDAVSNIRWNYGATTIPRHLRDLYITEYGIADVLGKADEDCVIAMAGIADSRHQAALIERAKRERKLRADFAAPDAWRRNTPERLCAALAPFRKDGTLPDYPLGSDFTEVEQRLVRALQWLKAGTASTGGKLRTIAAALATGKSDDREALQRMKLDAPRGLREWLDARLVSFALSKTV is encoded by the coding sequence ATGAGCGAACGCCCGGCCCCGGAACGCCTCGTCGACCTCGACGCCGCCGTCGAGGCGATGCTCGCGCGTATCGCCGGCCCGCTCAAGCTCGGTGTGCCGCTGGGCATGGGCAAGCCGCACCGCCTGCTCAATGCGCTGTACGCGCGGGTGGAACGCGATCCGTCGCGGCCGTTGCACCTGTACACCGCACTGTCGCTGGATCCGCCGACCGCGGGTAGCGAACTCGAAGCGCGCTTCCTCGATCCCTTCGTCGAGCGCATCTACGGCAAGGATTTCCCGCGCCTCGCCTACGTCGCCGCGCAGAAACGCGATGCCCTGCCCGCACACGTCGAGGTCGAGGAGTTCTACCTGCAATCCGGCGCGTTGCTGAAGTCCGCGCAGGCGCAGCGCCGCTACGCCAGTCTCAACTACACCCACGTCGCCGCCGCGCTCGCCGATCGCGGCATGAACGCGCTGGTGCAGAAGGTCGCGACCAACGCGGACGGCTCGCGCCTGTCCCTGTCCTGCAACCCGGACCTCACGTTCGACGCCATCGATGCCGTGGTCGCGCGCGGCCTGCCGCGGCCCTTGCTGGTCGCGGAGATCGATCCGCAGTTGCCGTGGATCGACGGCACCGCCGCGGTCGATGCGGACTTCTTCGACATCATCGTTTCGCCTCCCGCACCATATCTGCAACTGTTCGCGCTGCCGCGGCAGCCGGTCGGCGATGTCGACTACGCCATCGGCCTCTACGCCAGCGCGCTGGTGCGCGACGGCGGCACGTTGCAGATCGGCATTGGTGCGCTGTCCGATGCGCTCTGCCATGCGCTGGTGCTGCGCCATGTCGACAATGCCGCCTATCGGCGTGTACTGCAGGCGCTGGATCCCGGGATCGAATCGCATCCGGCGGTGGTCGCCAGCGGTGGGCTGGGTCCGTTCGAACAGGGCCTGTTCGGCTGCAGCGAAATGCTCAACGAAGGCTTCCGCCTGCTGGTCGAGCGCGGCGTGATCCGCCGCCTCGTGGTCGACGACATCGACGTCATGCGCCGCATGGCCGACGGCGATGCGAGCGACGACGACCTCGCGCGGATGGAACGCGAAGGCCAGTTCCTGCACGGCGCCTTCTACCTCGGTTCGCCCGCGTTCTACGACTGGCTGCGCGACATGCCGGAAGGCGAACGCCGCCGCATCGGCATGCGCCGGGTGAGCCAGGTCAACGACCTGTTCGGGGACGAGGCGCTGCAACGCCTGCAACGGCGTGAGGCGAGATTCTTCAATACCTGCATGATGGCGACCGCGCTCGGCGCCGCGATATCGGACAGCCTCGCCGACGGTCGGGTCGTGTCCGGCGTCGGTGGGCAGTACAACTTCGTGGCGATGGCGCACGAACTGCGCGACGCACGCTCGGTGCTGCTGCTGCGCGCCTTCCGCGACGAGGGCGGCGACGCGGTTTCCAACATCCGCTGGAACTACGGCGCGACGACCATCCCGCGCCACTTGCGCGATCTCTACATCACCGAGTACGGCATCGCCGACGTGCTCGGCAAGGCCGACGAGGACTGCGTGATCGCAATGGCCGGCATCGCCGATTCCCGACATCAAGCGGCATTGATCGAACGTGCGAAACGCGAGCGCAAGCTGCGCGCGGATTTCGCGGCACCGGACGCATGGCGGCGCAACACCCCCGAACGCCTGTGCGCGGCGCTGGCGCCGTTCCGCAAGGACGGCACCCTGCCCGACTATCCGCTCGGCAGCGATTTCACCGAAGTCGAACAGCGGCTGGTGCGCGCGCTGCAATGGCTGAAGGCCGGAACCGCTTCGACCGGCGGCAAGCTGCGCACCATCGCTGCCGCGCTTGCAACGGGAAAGAGCGACGACCGCGAAGCGCTGCAACGCATGAAGCTCGATGCTCCGCGCGGATTGCGGGAATGGCTGGATGCGCGACTGGTATCGTTCGCGCTGTCGAAGACAGTCTAG
- a CDS encoding NADPH-dependent FMN reductase, whose product MTRILGISGSLRAGSFNTALLRAAQQVAGDGFELEMATLHGIPLYDGDVEATNGIPEAASALKDKIAASDGVLLVTPEYNNGVPGVFKNGIDWLSRPAGDIPRLFGGKPFALIGASPGGFGTILSQNHWLPVLKTLGVDLWAGSRLYVSRAGQAFDANGELVDDKVRAQLAEFVRGFAAFAGDKRS is encoded by the coding sequence ATGACCAGGATCCTCGGCATCTCCGGCAGCCTGCGCGCCGGTTCGTTCAACACTGCGTTGCTGCGCGCCGCGCAACAGGTCGCAGGCGATGGCTTCGAACTCGAAATGGCGACCCTGCACGGCATCCCGCTGTACGACGGCGACGTCGAGGCGACGAACGGGATCCCTGAAGCCGCGTCGGCATTGAAGGACAAGATCGCGGCCAGCGACGGCGTGCTGCTGGTGACGCCCGAATACAACAACGGCGTGCCCGGCGTGTTCAAGAATGGCATCGACTGGCTGTCGCGCCCGGCCGGCGACATCCCGCGACTGTTCGGCGGCAAGCCCTTCGCGCTGATCGGCGCTTCGCCCGGCGGCTTCGGCACCATCCTGTCGCAGAACCACTGGCTGCCGGTGCTGAAGACACTCGGGGTTGATCTCTGGGCCGGCAGCCGGCTCTACGTCTCGCGCGCCGGGCAGGCCTTCGATGCGAACGGCGAGCTGGTCGACGACAAGGTGCGCGCGCAGCTTGCGGAGTTCGTGCGCGGGTTCGCTGCGTTTGCCGGCGACAAGCGCAGCTAG
- a CDS encoding pirin family protein, producing the protein MQPQTQRIAAHIADVGGIPVRRTLPTRDRRTVGAWCFLDHAGPVDYPAGGGVQVGPHPHIGLQTFTWMIEGEILHSDSLGNRQPIRPGQVNVMTAGHGISHAEESPIDRAGRNQLVQLWIALPDGERERAPMFQHCPELPRIERDGFDVTLLVGDWLGATSPAQVFSPLLGADLRADAAAAASLPLQAEFEHAVVCLEGEIRVEGESLAPGTLLYLGSGRESLRIECDSGARLLLIGGEPLGEHVLLWWNFVGRTAEDMVQATRDWNHGERFGEVPGTKLRRLVAPDVAGLHLRFGNSASDEGAST; encoded by the coding sequence ATGCAACCGCAAACACAACGCATCGCCGCGCACATCGCCGATGTCGGCGGCATTCCGGTGCGGCGCACGCTGCCCACGCGCGACCGGCGCACGGTCGGCGCCTGGTGCTTCCTCGACCACGCCGGCCCGGTCGATTATCCGGCCGGCGGCGGCGTGCAGGTCGGCCCGCATCCGCACATCGGCTTGCAGACCTTCACCTGGATGATCGAAGGCGAGATCCTGCACAGCGACAGCCTCGGCAACCGGCAGCCGATTCGTCCCGGGCAGGTCAACGTGATGACCGCCGGTCACGGCATCAGCCATGCCGAGGAATCGCCGATCGATCGCGCCGGGCGCAACCAGCTGGTGCAGCTGTGGATCGCGTTGCCCGATGGCGAACGCGAACGGGCGCCGATGTTCCAGCATTGCCCGGAACTGCCGCGCATCGAACGCGATGGTTTCGATGTCACGCTGCTGGTCGGCGATTGGCTCGGTGCGACCTCGCCGGCGCAAGTGTTCAGTCCGCTGCTCGGCGCGGATTTGCGCGCCGATGCTGCGGCTGCGGCGAGTTTGCCGCTTCAAGCGGAGTTCGAACACGCGGTCGTGTGCCTCGAGGGCGAAATCCGGGTCGAAGGCGAATCGCTGGCGCCGGGTACGCTGCTCTACCTCGGCAGCGGCCGCGAATCGCTGCGCATCGAATGCGATTCCGGCGCGCGGCTGCTGTTGATCGGTGGCGAACCGCTGGGCGAGCACGTGCTGCTGTGGTGGAACTTCGTCGGGCGCACCGCCGAAGACATGGTCCAGGCCACGCGGGACTGGAACCACGGCGAGCGTTTCGGCGAAGTGCCCGGCACCAAACTGCGGCGCCTCGTCGCCCCGGATGTCGCCGGCCTGCACCTGCGCTTCGGCAACTCCGCCTCGGACGAAGGCGCCTCGACATGA